The following proteins are co-located in the Gloeocapsa sp. PCC 7428 genome:
- a CDS encoding cation:proton antiporter, whose amino-acid sequence MEIWQFYQVTFSTFVQASWLSTQNTGRSLVEFLRPSILTGPITDPVPVFLIIMAIMLVAPLLFERIKLPGIVGLILAGLVVGPYGLGLLERDSTIVLLGTVGLLFLMFMAGLETSLDDLKYNADKAVIFGIATFAIPMLLGTGSMLLLGYGLLASILVASCFASHTLLALPIAMRLGVMRTQAVTTVLGGTLITNVLALLVLAVVVRAHQGNLTLGFWLFLIPALTIYTFATLWGVPKVGRWFFRRFGHDESAEFTFVVATLFIVSYVAELIEIEPIIGAFLAGIAISQLIPQLSPLMNRIQFIGNTLFIPFFLISVGMLINPAILLSEPRSLLVAGVMTFVAIVAKFLPAWGTGKIIGLPFSNVMLMFGLSVAQAASTLAAITVAFEIDLVDQLTVNGTIAMILVTCIASPWVTTRWGRDVKPDAVTPTTETTQIGDRILVPVANPSTEDHLLKLAITLAKKSNGTLLPLHILTDNSGPITAEKRIQQQQLLATAETIAHAAVTSVETIGRVDDSIEKGILRAAQERDANLIVCGWKGYSSYRDNFFGSVIDNIIRQATVPVLVARFTQPIRNTDRVILALTDLDFASSQLQKTIALAETLAEELKATLKVLHVTRNPRRKAPKVPPVQTEVTIEHVRGNFVTRVARMLQPDDLLILTSGNHPDILSMRMLGTEPEVIARTHQEVSIIVLHSPR is encoded by the coding sequence ATGGAAATTTGGCAATTTTATCAAGTAACATTTAGCACATTCGTGCAAGCGAGTTGGTTGTCTACGCAAAATACAGGGCGATCGCTTGTTGAGTTTCTTCGCCCCTCAATTCTAACGGGTCCAATTACCGATCCTGTACCTGTCTTCCTGATTATCATGGCAATCATGCTCGTTGCGCCGCTATTATTCGAGCGAATTAAGCTACCAGGGATTGTCGGTTTAATTTTAGCAGGATTAGTTGTAGGTCCTTATGGTCTTGGACTTTTAGAACGCGATAGTACAATCGTTTTACTCGGTACGGTAGGATTGCTATTTTTGATGTTCATGGCTGGTTTGGAAACAAGCCTTGACGATTTAAAGTACAACGCCGATAAAGCCGTCATATTTGGCATAGCAACTTTTGCAATTCCCATGCTGTTAGGAACTGGGAGTATGTTGCTGCTTGGTTATGGTTTACTCGCATCAATTCTTGTTGCTTCTTGTTTTGCGTCGCATACTCTTCTTGCGCTACCAATTGCGATGCGATTAGGAGTAATGCGAACGCAAGCTGTCACGACAGTTTTAGGAGGAACCTTAATTACAAATGTTCTAGCTCTTTTAGTTTTAGCTGTTGTTGTCCGCGCGCATCAAGGAAACTTAACGCTAGGTTTTTGGTTGTTTCTAATTCCTGCTTTAACGATTTATACTTTTGCTACTTTATGGGGAGTTCCTAAAGTTGGTCGTTGGTTTTTTCGGCGATTTGGACACGATGAAAGTGCCGAATTTACATTTGTTGTGGCAACGTTATTTATCGTATCTTATGTAGCAGAATTAATTGAAATCGAACCAATTATTGGGGCATTTTTAGCAGGAATTGCGATCTCACAGTTGATTCCGCAATTGAGTCCATTGATGAACCGCATTCAATTTATTGGTAATACATTATTTATTCCCTTTTTTCTGATTTCTGTAGGAATGTTGATTAATCCTGCCATTTTGTTGAGCGAACCGCGCTCTTTATTAGTAGCAGGAGTCATGACTTTTGTTGCGATTGTTGCGAAATTTTTACCTGCGTGGGGAACAGGAAAAATCATTGGATTACCGTTTTCTAACGTGATGTTAATGTTTGGGCTTTCGGTAGCGCAAGCGGCGTCAACTTTAGCTGCAATTACGGTTGCATTTGAAATTGATTTAGTCGATCAGTTAACGGTGAATGGCACGATCGCAATGATCTTGGTGACGTGTATTGCGTCTCCCTGGGTGACAACGCGTTGGGGGCGCGACGTCAAACCTGATGCTGTTACGCCTACAACTGAAACAACGCAGATTGGCGATCGCATTTTAGTTCCTGTCGCTAACCCTAGTACCGAAGATCATCTATTGAAACTCGCGATAACTTTGGCAAAAAAAAGTAACGGTACGTTGCTACCCTTACACATTCTCACAGATAACAGTGGACCGATTACCGCCGAGAAAAGAATTCAGCAACAACAACTCTTAGCCACAGCAGAAACGATCGCCCATGCGGCTGTAACATCGGTTGAAACCATTGGGCGTGTTGATGATTCAATTGAAAAAGGAATTCTGAGAGCGGCACAAGAACGCGATGCCAATTTAATCGTTTGTGGTTGGAAAGGTTACTCTAGCTATCGCGATAATTTTTTTGGCAGTGTTATCGACAATATTATCCGTCAAGCAACTGTACCGGTATTAGTCGCGCGATTTACGCAACCAATTAGAAACACAGACCGCGTCATTCTAGCATTAACCGATTTGGATTTTGCTTCATCGCAATTGCAGAAAACAATCGCTTTAGCCGAAACTTTAGCTGAGGAACTCAAAGCAACGTTAAAAGTATTACACGTCACCAGAAATCCCCGCCGTAAAGCGCCTAAAGTTCCACCCGTGCAAACAGAAGTCACCATTGAACACGTACGTGGTAACTTTGTCACCCGCGTCGCCAGAATGTTACAACCTGACGATTTACTTATTCTTACTTCAGGAAACCACCCTGATATTTTAAGTATGCGGATGCTAGGAACTGAACCAGAAGTTATTGCCCGCACTCACCAAGAAGTTTCGATTATTGTACTGCATTCCCCACGATAG
- a CDS encoding cation-transporting P-type ATPase, with the protein MTATEEKLLEHHWHNLSLQEVAQRLDSNPQTGLSAAEVSQRQQKYGPNELKAKPGKSPIVRFLLQFNQPLLYILLIAGAIKALLGSWVNAGVIWGVTLINAIIGYVQESKAESAISALASAVRTEATVMRNSEKVRVSSTEIVPGDVVLLASGDKVPADLRLIDVRNLQVNESALTGESVAVEKTTQQVDVDAPLAERINMAYAGSFVTFGTARGIVVAIAQDTETGRISQLIDRGTNLVTPLTRKFDRFSRTLLYIILGVAALTFAVGIGYGNSIVDMFEAAVALAVSAIPEGLPAVVTVTLAIGVSRMARRHAIIRKLPAVETLGGATVICSDKTGTLTENQMTVQAIYAGEQHYKVTGSGYNPEGEIIVDTDIPDGVAAQQSADLNSNVALHECLIAGLLCNDSRIEVKDGQNTVIGDPTEGALIIAANKAGLNDNHEKAMPRVDVIPFESEFQYMATLHKQRLGKDGNSQHIIYVKGSVEALLKRCERMLDTEGELQPLDAQTIQAQVDAMAHQGLRVLAFAKKNAPAQRSLDHDDIAAGLIFIGLQGMIDPPRTEAIRAVQACQEAGIQVKMITGDHAVTAQAIAQRMGFNHHKEVIAFTGQQLAQMDDRELANAVEDGAVFARVAPEQKLRLVEALQSKGEIVAMTGDGVNDAPALRQADIGIAMGGAGTEVAKEAADMILTDDNFASIEAAVEEGRTVYRNLLKAIAFILPVNGGESMTILISVLLARVLPILSLQVLWLNMVNSIAMTVPLAFEPKSEIVMQQQPRNPNEPLLSRKLVQRIILISAFNWILIFGMFEWVLRDTGNVALARTMAIQALVSGRIFYLISLSQLGIAIASRLRGRRRESFSDARAIMVGIVTAVILQVIFSQWSLMNTLFATAPLNWNQWLICLLVGLPMIPLAIVANRIDPIEKPSSRTR; encoded by the coding sequence ATGACAGCAACAGAAGAAAAATTGCTGGAACATCATTGGCATAATCTATCTCTACAGGAAGTTGCTCAACGTTTAGACAGTAATCCTCAAACTGGTTTATCCGCCGCCGAAGTATCGCAACGACAGCAGAAATACGGTCCTAATGAGTTAAAAGCCAAACCAGGGAAAAGCCCAATCGTTCGATTTTTGTTGCAGTTTAACCAACCACTGCTTTATATCTTATTGATTGCCGGTGCAATTAAAGCATTACTCGGCTCGTGGGTCAATGCCGGAGTCATCTGGGGTGTCACGCTCATTAATGCGATTATTGGCTACGTCCAAGAATCGAAAGCCGAAAGTGCGATTTCTGCACTCGCCTCAGCGGTGCGAACCGAAGCAACTGTCATGCGTAACAGTGAGAAAGTGCGCGTATCCTCGACAGAAATTGTTCCTGGCGATGTTGTGTTACTTGCTTCTGGCGACAAAGTTCCCGCAGATTTACGGTTAATCGATGTTCGTAACTTACAGGTCAACGAATCAGCGCTAACTGGCGAATCAGTCGCTGTCGAAAAAACAACACAACAAGTAGACGTTGATGCCCCTTTAGCCGAACGTATCAATATGGCGTACGCGGGTAGCTTTGTCACCTTTGGTACAGCAAGAGGGATTGTCGTTGCGATCGCCCAAGACACCGAAACCGGACGCATCTCGCAGTTAATTGATCGCGGCACTAACTTAGTCACTCCACTCACCCGTAAATTTGACCGTTTCAGCCGTACGCTACTGTACATTATTTTGGGTGTTGCTGCTTTAACCTTCGCGGTTGGTATTGGCTACGGTAACTCGATAGTCGATATGTTTGAAGCGGCGGTAGCATTAGCCGTCAGTGCGATTCCCGAAGGATTACCCGCTGTTGTCACCGTAACATTAGCAATTGGTGTGTCACGGATGGCGCGACGTCATGCGATCATCCGCAAGCTACCTGCGGTAGAAACCCTCGGCGGTGCGACGGTGATTTGTTCGGACAAAACCGGAACGCTGACCGAAAACCAAATGACGGTACAAGCAATTTACGCAGGCGAACAGCACTATAAAGTTACGGGTAGCGGGTATAATCCAGAAGGAGAAATTATTGTTGATACAGATATACCTGATGGTGTTGCCGCACAGCAGAGTGCAGATCTCAACTCAAATGTTGCATTGCATGAATGTTTAATTGCGGGTTTGCTGTGTAATGACTCGCGGATTGAAGTCAAAGATGGACAAAATACTGTCATCGGCGATCCAACCGAAGGCGCTTTGATTATCGCCGCGAACAAAGCAGGGCTGAATGATAACCATGAAAAAGCCATGCCGCGAGTTGATGTCATTCCCTTTGAGTCTGAGTTTCAGTACATGGCAACTTTGCATAAACAGAGGTTAGGGAAAGACGGTAATTCTCAACACATAATTTATGTGAAGGGTTCGGTGGAGGCGCTGCTAAAGCGCTGTGAGCGAATGTTGGATACCGAAGGCGAACTCCAGCCTCTCGATGCACAGACGATTCAAGCACAAGTCGATGCAATGGCACATCAAGGCTTACGAGTGCTAGCGTTTGCAAAAAAAAACGCGCCAGCACAGCGATCGCTCGATCACGATGATATTGCCGCAGGATTGATCTTTATCGGATTGCAAGGGATGATCGATCCACCGCGTACTGAAGCAATTAGAGCGGTACAAGCGTGTCAAGAAGCAGGAATTCAAGTCAAGATGATTACGGGCGATCATGCTGTGACGGCGCAGGCGATCGCGCAACGCATGGGCTTTAATCACCACAAGGAAGTGATTGCGTTTACCGGACAACAACTCGCGCAGATGGACGATCGCGAACTCGCTAACGCGGTAGAAGATGGTGCGGTGTTCGCGCGGGTTGCACCTGAGCAGAAACTACGCTTGGTAGAAGCTTTACAATCTAAAGGTGAAATTGTCGCGATGACCGGTGATGGCGTTAATGATGCGCCTGCCTTGCGACAAGCGGATATCGGCATTGCGATGGGTGGTGCGGGAACCGAAGTCGCCAAAGAAGCCGCCGACATGATTTTAACCGATGATAACTTCGCGTCGATTGAAGCCGCAGTTGAAGAAGGACGCACAGTGTATCGCAATTTATTGAAAGCGATCGCGTTTATTCTCCCTGTCAATGGTGGTGAATCGATGACGATTTTGATTAGCGTATTGCTAGCGCGAGTTTTACCGATTCTCTCGTTACAAGTTCTGTGGCTGAATATGGTGAATTCAATTGCGATGACAGTACCACTTGCATTTGAACCCAAGTCAGAAATTGTCATGCAGCAGCAACCGCGCAACCCCAATGAACCACTATTATCGCGTAAGCTAGTGCAGCGTATTATCCTCATCTCTGCATTCAACTGGATTCTGATTTTTGGAATGTTTGAATGGGTACTGCGCGATACAGGAAATGTGGCTTTAGCGCGGACAATGGCAATTCAAGCGCTTGTATCGGGAAGAATCTTCTATCTTATCAGTTTAAGTCAACTTGGTATCGCGATCGCAAGTAGACTGCGTGGTAGAAGAAGAGAATCCTTCAGCGATGCGCGCGCAATTATGGTCGGAATTGTGACTGCTGTGATTTTACAGGTTATTTTCAGTCAGTGGAGCTTAATGAATACCTTATTTGCTACCGCACCACTCAACTGGAATCAATGGCTCATTTGTTTACTTGTCGGTTTACCCATGATTCCGCTTGCGATCGTGGCTAATCGAATCGATCCAATTGAGAAGCCTTCTTCTCGAACTCGATAA
- a CDS encoding CAP domain-containing protein, translated as MNNRKFSWRLFVLSTPIALILGGCEPARELILSIPGADLLLNQPLPSIPAQTPNIAEMEAAIRQQINEIRVENNLQPLENNERLAQVARQYSQRMAQENFFSHTGPDGDTPAQRVRDGGIVYLMVGENLFRSTNIADPVPAAVQGWMESPGHRENILRSVFAETGVGVWREGNQYYITQMFLRSLL; from the coding sequence ATGAACAACCGAAAATTCTCATGGAGATTATTTGTTTTAAGTACGCCGATCGCACTAATTTTAGGAGGATGTGAACCTGCAAGAGAGCTTATCTTATCGATCCCTGGTGCGGATCTATTGCTGAATCAACCGTTACCCTCGATTCCTGCGCAAACTCCAAACATTGCCGAAATGGAAGCGGCGATTCGCCAACAAATTAATGAAATTCGCGTGGAGAACAATTTACAACCGTTAGAAAACAACGAACGCTTAGCCCAAGTCGCACGCCAATATAGTCAAAGGATGGCGCAGGAAAACTTTTTTAGTCATACAGGACCCGATGGCGATACTCCAGCGCAACGAGTGCGTGACGGCGGAATTGTTTATTTAATGGTCGGTGAAAACTTATTTCGGAGTACTAATATTGCCGATCCTGTACCCGCCGCAGTCCAAGGATGGATGGAAAGTCCTGGACACCGTGAAAATATTTTACGCTCTGTCTTTGCCGAAACAGGCGTGGGCGTTTGGCGCGAGGGAAATCAGTACTACATCACGCAGATGTTTTTGCGATCGCTCCTCTAA
- a CDS encoding AI-2E family transporter: MNFGRWIGLIVLLISLYILWQIRQLLLLLLTAVVIATALNRLVLQLQRLNVKRGWAVLITLTSLLALLVGFFLLIVPAFVEQFQQLIALLPTGFARIQTWLTWLEQQILRWFPNLPANLPDVTSLIQQIQPIATQLLGQSVNFFSTSITAFLQFLLVLVLTLMLLAQPQPYRQAFIRLFPSFYRRRVDEILTRCDVALGSWASGAVITGIFIAVLSGLGLWIIGVPLALAHAILAGLLNFIPNIGPTLSAVFPIAIALLDAPWKSLAVLILYIIIQNIESYWLTPTVMAYQVALLPAITLTAQLLFAGFFGVLGLLMALPLTVIAKTWLEEVLFIDILDKWRHPHQIVREEVIYDSNTDYDTEISEEWKEV; this comes from the coding sequence GTGAATTTTGGTCGATGGATTGGCTTAATTGTTCTGCTAATTTCTTTATATATCCTTTGGCAGATTCGACAGTTGCTTTTACTCTTACTTACGGCAGTTGTTATAGCGACAGCGTTGAATCGGTTAGTTCTACAACTGCAAAGATTGAACGTCAAACGCGGCTGGGCGGTTTTAATTACTTTAACAAGTTTACTAGCGCTGCTTGTTGGCTTCTTCTTGCTCATCGTACCTGCTTTTGTCGAGCAATTTCAACAACTCATCGCTTTATTACCAACAGGATTTGCAAGAATTCAAACTTGGCTTACTTGGTTAGAGCAGCAGATCCTAAGATGGTTTCCAAATTTACCAGCAAATTTACCGGATGTTACGAGCTTAATTCAACAAATTCAGCCGATCGCAACTCAGTTACTCGGTCAGTCGGTTAACTTCTTCTCAACTTCGATTACAGCATTTTTACAATTTCTCTTGGTTCTTGTGTTGACACTGATGCTGTTAGCACAACCGCAGCCGTATCGTCAAGCTTTTATCCGTTTGTTTCCTTCATTTTATCGCCGTCGCGTTGATGAGATTTTGACGCGGTGTGATGTGGCTTTAGGAAGTTGGGCAAGTGGCGCGGTGATTACAGGAATCTTTATTGCAGTTTTAAGCGGCTTGGGTTTATGGATTATCGGCGTACCACTTGCTTTAGCTCATGCAATTCTCGCAGGTTTACTCAACTTTATTCCGAATATTGGACCTACATTAAGCGCAGTCTTTCCAATCGCGATCGCACTTCTTGACGCGCCGTGGAAATCACTTGCTGTGTTAATCTTATACATCATTATTCAAAACATCGAAAGTTACTGGCTCACTCCAACGGTAATGGCATACCAAGTAGCACTATTACCAGCGATCACATTGACAGCACAATTATTGTTTGCAGGCTTTTTCGGTGTATTGGGTTTACTGATGGCACTACCACTAACTGTGATTGCTAAAACATGGTTAGAGGAAGTTTTATTTATCGACATTTTAGATAAGTGGCGGCATCCTCATCAAATTGTTCGTGAGGAAGTTATTTACGATTCCAATACCGACTACGATACAGAAATTAGTGAGGAATGGAAGGAAGTTTAA
- a CDS encoding YihY/virulence factor BrkB family protein, whose product MRYLQNVWRLLKETISEWQFNQVSLLASSLAYYTVFSLVPLMILVIMMVGAIYGEATAQQQLVDQIQGIVGPESAEVIATAIANMRQDATGGPFQLIFNLGFFAFGASGVFAQIQSALDKIWEVKPVPGKHITHFLRKRLVSFAMVLVIAFLLLVSFVANTVLASVVDVLNDLTPGQGYWWQILSFVVSFGMIAFLFAAIYTVLPDAKVRWRDALVGAIFTTILFMLGQYFFGLFLSRTNFASAYGVAGSFLIIITWIYYAAHILFLGAEFTKVYAKEHGSPIVPEEYAIPISEDPSQASQKRKSSPGLLTNLRRKCMRAWHSLIGRR is encoded by the coding sequence ATGAGATATTTACAAAATGTGTGGCGGCTACTCAAGGAGACAATTTCAGAGTGGCAATTTAATCAAGTATCACTACTTGCTTCATCGTTGGCATATTACACAGTTTTCTCGCTCGTACCATTAATGATCCTGGTGATTATGATGGTGGGAGCAATTTATGGCGAAGCAACCGCACAACAGCAACTCGTCGATCAAATTCAAGGTATTGTGGGACCAGAAAGTGCTGAGGTGATTGCCACAGCGATCGCTAATATGCGACAAGATGCTACCGGAGGGCCATTTCAACTCATTTTTAACTTGGGATTTTTTGCGTTTGGCGCTTCTGGGGTTTTTGCCCAAATTCAAAGTGCACTCGATAAAATCTGGGAAGTTAAACCAGTACCAGGAAAGCATATTACACACTTTCTGCGTAAGCGATTAGTATCGTTCGCGATGGTGTTAGTTATTGCCTTTTTACTGCTTGTTTCTTTTGTCGCTAATACAGTACTAGCATCAGTTGTTGATGTTTTAAACGATTTAACTCCTGGGCAGGGCTATTGGTGGCAAATTCTTAGCTTTGTTGTTTCATTTGGCATGATCGCCTTCTTATTTGCCGCAATATATACTGTACTACCTGATGCCAAAGTTCGGTGGCGAGATGCTTTAGTCGGCGCTATTTTCACAACTATATTATTTATGCTAGGTCAATACTTTTTTGGCTTGTTCCTCAGTCGAACAAATTTTGCCTCAGCTTACGGTGTTGCTGGTTCATTTTTAATTATTATCACTTGGATTTACTACGCTGCTCATATTTTATTTTTGGGTGCAGAGTTTACTAAAGTCTATGCAAAAGAACACGGTTCCCCAATCGTCCCAGAAGAATATGCAATTCCAATTTCGGAAGATCCATCTCAAGCATCTCAAAAGCGCAAATCCTCTCCAGGTTTATTAACGAATTTACGTCGTAAGTGTATGCGTGCATGGCATAGCTTAATTGGTAGACGATAG
- a CDS encoding AI-2E family transporter, which produces MSEPPIKALWNRLNNSTLVRSLLLIALGWAITQILAYFEHVIVTFIFAAVFAFLLSYPVRWVERFLPHTVAVIIVFLLSIFLLLAIVFTIGLAILSQGEQLLNQAPELLNSVLPVVEQIEQLLQRFNFQVDFNAIEEQLRNQALAGLGFGFAALQTIVTNVVDLIIIAVIALFMLLDGKRLWYFLLQVFPPRFREKLTHAVQQNFLGFFWGRFLLSLFFGVSVYIVLLLLQAPFALLLAAIAGVFDLIPGIGATIGVGLVSIILLPQGIWLSLQVLIGCVLLQQVEENVLMPKIMQGSLNVNPVVMFFALLVGARIAGLVGVFLSVPIAGVLISLFELNQLKAEHKDENSVNG; this is translated from the coding sequence ATGAGCGAACCACCGATTAAAGCTTTATGGAATCGACTCAATAATTCAACGTTAGTTCGATCGCTACTACTGATTGCACTTGGCTGGGCAATAACTCAAATCCTAGCTTATTTTGAACACGTTATTGTCACTTTTATTTTTGCGGCAGTTTTTGCGTTTCTTCTGAGTTATCCTGTCCGCTGGGTAGAGCGTTTTTTACCGCATACTGTAGCGGTTATTATTGTCTTTCTCCTCAGTATTTTTCTTTTACTCGCTATAGTTTTTACAATTGGTTTAGCGATTTTATCGCAAGGCGAACAACTCCTCAATCAAGCCCCAGAATTATTAAATAGTGTTTTACCTGTAGTAGAACAAATCGAACAACTACTTCAGCGATTCAACTTTCAAGTAGATTTTAATGCAATTGAAGAACAACTTCGCAATCAAGCTTTAGCAGGGCTAGGATTTGGCTTTGCTGCCTTACAAACCATTGTGACTAATGTTGTCGATTTGATTATCATTGCAGTTATTGCGTTATTTATGTTACTCGATGGCAAAAGACTTTGGTATTTTCTTTTACAAGTCTTTCCGCCACGCTTTCGCGAGAAGTTAACTCATGCGGTACAACAAAATTTTCTCGGCTTCTTTTGGGGGCGGTTTTTATTATCGCTCTTTTTTGGCGTATCGGTTTATATTGTCTTGCTGCTATTACAAGCACCATTTGCTTTACTTCTAGCGGCGATCGCTGGTGTTTTTGACCTCATTCCTGGAATTGGCGCGACTATCGGTGTCGGCTTGGTATCAATCATCTTATTACCCCAAGGAATTTGGCTAAGCCTGCAAGTTTTAATCGGCTGCGTTCTCTTGCAACAAGTTGAAGAAAACGTACTAATGCCAAAAATTATGCAAGGTTCGCTGAATGTTAATCCAGTCGTGATGTTTTTTGCCTTGCTAGTAGGTGCAAGAATTGCTGGTTTAGTTGGTGTTTTTCTCTCGGTTCCAATCGCCGGCGTGTTGATTAGTTTGTTTGAATTGAATCAACTCAAAGCTGAACACAAAGACGAGAATTCAGTAAATGGGTAA
- a CDS encoding bacteriorhodopsin, with translation MDLQALFHWLYILGMAVGAIYFISLSTNPRGVPKYEYLVAAFIPIWSGLAYLSMNLPHGELEQGKIAVAGQITHFARYIDWVVTTPLLLLALSWTGMHRLQKKDWTLIAALMMTQVIVVVCGLVADLSVIPWVRYLWYFNGVVAFLVVLWGIWGPLRAKTRSQGAELSNFYDRLTTYFTVLWICYPIVWILGPSGFRVFNQTVDTFLFCLIPFFSKVGFSFLDLHGLRNISSGATESATDRTVGNIMQFFLGTPKRRRLSMQRRSFY, from the coding sequence ATGGATCTACAAGCTTTATTTCATTGGCTTTACATTTTGGGAATGGCGGTTGGCGCGATCTACTTTATTTCGCTAAGTACTAACCCGCGTGGTGTACCCAAGTATGAATATTTAGTTGCAGCGTTTATTCCTATTTGGTCAGGATTAGCATATCTTTCAATGAACTTACCACACGGCGAGTTAGAGCAAGGAAAGATTGCAGTTGCAGGTCAAATTACTCACTTCGCACGCTATATAGATTGGGTTGTCACTACGCCTTTGTTGCTACTCGCGCTATCTTGGACAGGGATGCATCGCTTACAGAAAAAAGATTGGACGCTAATCGCTGCATTGATGATGACGCAAGTGATTGTTGTTGTCTGTGGCTTAGTTGCTGATTTATCGGTGATTCCTTGGGTGCGATACCTGTGGTATTTCAACGGTGTTGTTGCTTTCTTGGTTGTTTTGTGGGGAATTTGGGGGCCCCTACGCGCCAAAACCCGCAGCCAAGGCGCTGAACTCTCAAACTTTTACGATCGCCTAACAACCTATTTCACGGTGCTGTGGATTTGCTATCCCATTGTATGGATTCTTGGACCTTCAGGATTTCGAGTTTTCAATCAAACTGTTGATACTTTCTTGTTTTGTTTGATTCCCTTTTTCTCCAAAGTAGGATTTAGCTTTTTAGATTTGCACGGATTGCGTAATATTAGTAGCGGTGCAACAGAAAGCGCTACTGATAGAACTGTCGGTAACATTATGCAGTTTTTCTTAGGAACACCCAAGCGTCGCCGGTTGTCAATGCAAAGAAGAAGTTTCTACTAA
- a CDS encoding N-acetylmuramoyl-L-alanine amidase, translating to MRRSVWIRVVISIILVCFFTISLAVRNTDSRGEAKSTPVITVETDNQPIYSQAIARSAAPKAIATPSETGNISQLKYQPNYEVIPVHPTNYGSRLVTDINGVPVSNQPIIVLHETVSSAASTINFFQTPHYEESKQASYHALIKLDGTVVYLVPPEYRAFGAGNSVFDGASGPEAVKTHPNFPPSVNNFAYHAALETPPSGRNNARRHSGYTEEQYRSLAWLIAQSSVPEDRITTHRAVDRSGTRIDPRSFNMNKFLQILRDYKQQSTRNT from the coding sequence ATGCGGCGTTCTGTTTGGATTCGAGTCGTCATCAGTATTATACTAGTTTGCTTTTTTACAATTAGTTTAGCTGTGAGAAATACAGATTCGCGCGGAGAAGCTAAATCGACACCAGTCATAACCGTAGAAACAGATAATCAACCTATTTATTCACAAGCGATTGCACGGAGCGCAGCGCCAAAGGCGATCGCCACTCCAAGTGAAACAGGAAATATCTCGCAACTCAAATATCAACCAAACTATGAAGTTATTCCAGTACACCCAACAAATTATGGTTCAAGGCTGGTAACTGATATTAACGGCGTTCCTGTTTCTAATCAACCAATCATTGTTTTACACGAAACCGTAAGTTCGGCGGCGAGTACAATTAATTTTTTTCAAACACCGCACTACGAAGAAAGTAAGCAAGCAAGTTACCATGCATTAATTAAATTAGATGGAACCGTTGTTTATCTCGTCCCGCCTGAATATCGGGCTTTTGGTGCAGGAAATTCTGTGTTTGATGGTGCGTCAGGTCCGGAAGCAGTAAAAACGCATCCTAATTTTCCTCCTTCTGTGAATAACTTTGCGTATCATGCAGCACTAGAAACACCGCCAAGTGGTAGAAATAATGCGCGAAGACATAGCGGTTACACAGAAGAACAATATCGTTCACTAGCGTGGTTAATTGCCCAAAGCAGCGTTCCCGAAGACCGAATTACAACGCATCGCGCCGTAGATCGTTCAGGAACAAGAATTGATCCGCGTAGTTTTAATATGAATAAATTTCTACAAATTCTCCGCGATTATAAACAGCAAAGTACCAGGAATACATAG